From Sphingomonas nostoxanthinifaciens, a single genomic window includes:
- a CDS encoding GntR family transcriptional regulator, translating into MARAIGVVRPKTEQAGVRKGDRHQETANLLRRMILAGELAPGEPLREVALSEQFGTSRTPVREALRTLAAEGLVTLLPNRTVQVSHLDEQAASEVFTVLGALESLAARLACERMTPEQMEILSELQDDLEDYYASKDRPRYLEANRLIHELIVESSANAALILAWRLLLPRAERARHVSTLDHARWEAAFEEHKHIHRALLARDGRTVTKLMEDHFDNGAVSIKDAHKRARREERSRAYQAVLDKQDDAATD; encoded by the coding sequence ATGGCCAGAGCGATCGGCGTCGTCAGACCCAAGACCGAACAGGCCGGCGTGCGCAAGGGCGACCGGCATCAGGAAACCGCGAACCTGCTGCGACGCATGATCCTGGCGGGCGAACTCGCGCCGGGCGAGCCGCTGCGCGAGGTGGCGCTGAGCGAACAGTTCGGGACGTCGCGCACGCCGGTGCGCGAAGCGCTGCGCACGCTGGCGGCGGAGGGGCTGGTGACGTTGCTGCCCAACCGCACGGTCCAGGTCAGCCACCTCGACGAGCAGGCCGCGTCGGAGGTGTTCACCGTTCTCGGCGCGCTCGAATCGCTCGCGGCGCGGCTGGCGTGCGAGCGGATGACGCCCGAGCAGATGGAAATTCTGTCCGAACTGCAGGACGATCTGGAGGATTATTATGCTTCCAAGGATCGGCCGCGCTACCTCGAGGCGAACCGCCTGATCCACGAACTGATCGTCGAATCCTCGGCCAATGCCGCGCTGATCCTCGCGTGGCGGCTGCTGCTGCCGCGCGCCGAGCGCGCGCGCCATGTCAGCACGCTCGATCATGCGCGCTGGGAAGCCGCGTTCGAGGAGCATAAGCATATCCACCGCGCCTTGCTGGCGCGCGACGGGCGCACCGTCACCAAGCTGATGGAAGACCATTTCGACAATGGCGCGGTCAGCATCAAGGACGCGCACAAGCGCGCGCGCCGCGAGGAGCGCTCGCGCGCCTATCAGGCGGTGCTGGACAAGCAGGACGACGCCGCGACCGATTGA
- a CDS encoding lactonase family protein produces MLALLLGATAAKAGAMLHAYVGTYTPRDFAPGQPPLTTLPGPTDFNHGRGIYLVEIDATTGAMAPPRLVAETPAPSWLLADPRHDILYAANESGAAKGGMVSAFRIDPATHALIALGTQPTGGAPVSLALDPSGRYLLAANYGGGSVAVFPIRADGSLDPASDVHPTLDPAAPPQPRSPTLRTGDGPALVHMVGTDHRGRFVVANDAAQDRVYVWRLERGRLVANDPPFFPTPRGTFPRHFVFSPDDRHFYNLGERDASLSLSDVAVAAGQLRLTPRQRVSTLPADFQGANQTSELLIARDGRHLYAANRSHDTIAMFAADATGHLTPLGEIATGNDHPRSLAFDPTERFLYSLNQRGDSITQFRVDPKSGQLTASGRSLFIESPAAMAFAR; encoded by the coding sequence ATGCTGGCGCTATTGCTTGGCGCGACCGCCGCCAAAGCCGGCGCGATGCTGCATGCCTATGTCGGCACCTACACGCCGCGCGATTTCGCGCCCGGCCAGCCGCCCCTGACGACGCTGCCCGGCCCGACCGACTTCAATCATGGCCGCGGCATCTACCTTGTCGAGATCGACGCCACGACCGGCGCGATGGCGCCGCCGCGGCTGGTCGCCGAGACGCCCGCACCGTCGTGGCTGCTGGCCGATCCGCGCCACGATATCCTTTATGCGGCCAATGAATCGGGTGCGGCCAAAGGCGGCATGGTCTCCGCTTTCCGCATCGACCCGGCGACGCACGCGCTGATCGCACTGGGCACGCAGCCGACCGGCGGCGCGCCGGTCTCGCTCGCGCTCGATCCGTCGGGGCGTTACCTGCTCGCGGCCAATTATGGCGGCGGGTCGGTCGCGGTCTTCCCGATCCGCGCGGACGGCAGCCTCGATCCGGCGAGCGACGTCCACCCGACACTCGATCCCGCCGCACCGCCGCAGCCGCGCTCGCCGACATTGCGCACGGGTGACGGGCCGGCCTTGGTGCATATGGTCGGCACCGATCATCGCGGCCGCTTCGTCGTCGCCAACGATGCGGCACAGGACCGCGTCTATGTCTGGCGGCTCGAGCGGGGCCGGCTGGTCGCCAACGATCCACCCTTCTTTCCGACGCCGCGCGGCACTTTCCCGCGCCACTTCGTCTTCTCGCCCGACGATCGCCATTTCTACAATCTGGGCGAGCGCGACGCGAGCCTCAGCCTGTCCGATGTCGCCGTCGCGGCCGGCCAGCTGCGGCTCACGCCACGCCAGCGCGTCTCGACATTGCCCGCCGATTTCCAGGGCGCCAACCAGACGTCGGAGCTGCTGATCGCGCGCGACGGGCGCCACCTCTACGCCGCCAACCGCAGCCACGACACGATCGCGATGTTCGCCGCCGACGCCACCGGCCACCTGACCCCGCTGGGCGAGATCGCAACCGGCAACGATCATCCGCGCAGCCTCGCCTTCGACCCGACCGAGCGCTTTCTCTATTCGCTCAATCAGCGCGGCGATTCGATCACCCAGTTCCGCGTCGATCCGAAGAGCGGCCAGCTGACCGCTTCGGGCCGCTCGCTGTTCATCGAGAGCCCGGCGGCGATGGCGTTCGCGCGTTAG
- a CDS encoding amidohydrolase family protein — MTRTIRTASTGSRQLKIAARLLAAATLALGGGAALAAPMLYSGFTLIDGSGAKPVANAAMLVDGDHIKWVGPAARAPKTAGATRVDLTGKYVMPGLIDLHIHIGTVQGLKQDESFFTPASVEKDLRTYAAFGVTSVQSMGTDKDSVLPIRDATRSGPQSMARIFTAGQGLVYKTGYGGVPGINHPVSTPAEAVKEVDAQADKGVDYIKLWMDDELGGMPKMPYDISKAIIEEAHRKGKRALAHVFYLADAKMLVAQGIDGFVHTVRDKPVDAELIAAMKAKGTWQVAGTLSREAAVYAFAADNPRTKDPFFRKAANPETIAGLESKEREQSVATSRIYPALPQIDKQAMANFLTIVRSGIPYGFGTDAGPPGRLPGYSEHWELEELVKAGLTPLQAINAATGRAGQWLRTNDRGTIQPGKLADFVVLNADPTANILNTRKIAAVYVGGNQVPSVK, encoded by the coding sequence ATGACCAGAACGATTCGAACGGCCTCGACAGGCTCGCGCCAGCTCAAGATCGCGGCGCGGCTGCTCGCGGCCGCCACGCTGGCACTGGGCGGCGGCGCGGCCCTGGCGGCGCCGATGCTCTATAGCGGCTTCACCCTGATCGACGGCAGCGGCGCCAAGCCGGTCGCCAACGCCGCGATGCTGGTCGACGGCGATCATATCAAATGGGTCGGCCCGGCGGCGCGCGCGCCGAAGACGGCGGGTGCGACCCGCGTCGACCTGACCGGCAAATATGTCATGCCCGGCCTGATCGATCTGCACATCCATATCGGCACGGTGCAGGGGCTGAAGCAGGATGAGAGCTTCTTCACGCCGGCGAGCGTCGAGAAGGATCTGCGCACCTATGCCGCATTCGGCGTGACGAGCGTGCAGTCGATGGGCACCGACAAGGACAGCGTCCTGCCGATCCGCGACGCCACCCGCTCGGGCCCGCAGAGCATGGCGCGCATCTTCACCGCCGGCCAGGGGCTCGTCTACAAGACCGGCTATGGCGGCGTGCCCGGCATCAACCATCCGGTCTCCACGCCCGCCGAGGCGGTGAAGGAGGTCGACGCGCAGGCTGACAAGGGCGTCGACTATATCAAGCTGTGGATGGACGACGAGCTCGGCGGGATGCCGAAGATGCCGTACGACATCAGCAAGGCGATCATCGAGGAGGCGCATCGCAAGGGCAAGCGCGCGCTGGCGCACGTCTTCTACCTCGCCGACGCCAAGATGCTGGTGGCGCAGGGCATTGACGGCTTCGTCCATACCGTGCGCGACAAGCCGGTCGACGCCGAGCTGATCGCCGCGATGAAGGCGAAGGGCACGTGGCAAGTCGCTGGCACGCTCAGCCGCGAGGCGGCGGTCTATGCCTTCGCCGCGGACAATCCGCGCACCAAGGATCCGTTCTTCCGCAAGGCCGCGAACCCCGAGACGATCGCCGGGCTGGAGAGCAAGGAACGCGAGCAGTCGGTCGCGACGTCGCGCATCTATCCGGCGCTGCCGCAGATCGACAAGCAGGCGATGGCGAACTTCCTGACGATCGTGCGCAGCGGCATCCCCTACGGCTTCGGCACCGATGCCGGGCCGCCGGGGCGCCTGCCGGGCTATTCGGAGCATTGGGAGCTGGAGGAGCTGGTCAAGGCCGGCCTCACCCCGCTGCAGGCGATCAACGCCGCCACCGGGCGCGCCGGCCAGTGGCTGCGCACCAACGACCGCGGCACGATCCAGCCGGGCAAGCTCGCCGACTTCGTCGTGCTGAACGCCGATCCGACCGCGAACATCCTCAACACGCGCAAGATCGCCGCCGTCTATGTCGGCGGCAATCAGGTGCCCTCGGTCAAGTGA
- a CDS encoding MFS transporter, which produces MDDSAPATRQRPTRVRHVVLWLTVLAYMITYMDRVVISVTGPLIQKEFGLSNPTWGWVLGIFQFGYALFQIPGGWLGDKFGPRRVLTGVVVWWSAFTALTTATWSASSLLVCRFLFGSGEAGAFPNATRSLSRWMLPSERGFAQGVTHAGARLGAAATPVLVVWLMLSFGWRAPFLIFALLGLVWAALWFWYYRDSPSEHAGTNEAEREMIAGALGPQAAVRDHGKVPWRQILSSPQLWLISCMYFCYAYSINIFLTWFPKYLHEVRDFDLARMGLFASLPLMAGVVGDVAGGWISDRLLHRTGRVTLARRAVAVTGFVLAAIAIPAGVLSAAPLASVAWFALAVFGLELTVGVSWALTLDVGGVFAGSVSAVMNTFGNIGGALAAVITGYILKYSGWDAAMYVLAALSAIGAVLFLRVDAGRLVYRPAVA; this is translated from the coding sequence GTGGACGACAGCGCGCCCGCGACCCGCCAGCGGCCGACCCGCGTCCGCCACGTCGTGCTGTGGCTGACCGTGCTGGCCTATATGATCACCTATATGGATCGGGTGGTGATCTCGGTCACCGGGCCGCTGATCCAGAAGGAGTTCGGCCTGTCCAACCCGACATGGGGCTGGGTGCTCGGCATCTTCCAGTTCGGCTATGCCCTGTTCCAGATCCCCGGCGGCTGGCTGGGCGACAAGTTCGGGCCGCGCCGCGTGCTGACCGGGGTCGTGGTGTGGTGGTCGGCCTTCACCGCGCTGACCACCGCGACGTGGAGCGCGTCGTCGCTGCTGGTCTGCCGCTTCCTGTTCGGCAGCGGCGAGGCGGGGGCATTCCCCAACGCCACGCGCTCGCTCAGCCGCTGGATGCTGCCGTCCGAGCGCGGTTTTGCGCAGGGCGTGACGCATGCCGGCGCGCGGCTCGGCGCGGCGGCGACGCCGGTGCTGGTGGTATGGCTGATGCTGTCGTTCGGCTGGCGCGCGCCCTTCCTGATCTTCGCGCTGCTCGGGCTCGTCTGGGCGGCGTTGTGGTTCTGGTATTATCGCGACAGCCCGAGCGAACATGCCGGCACCAACGAAGCCGAGCGGGAAATGATCGCCGGTGCGCTGGGGCCGCAGGCGGCGGTGCGCGACCATGGCAAGGTGCCGTGGCGGCAGATATTGTCGAGCCCGCAGCTCTGGCTGATCTCGTGCATGTATTTCTGCTATGCTTATTCGATCAACATCTTCCTCACCTGGTTTCCGAAATATCTGCACGAGGTGCGCGACTTCGATCTGGCGCGGATGGGGCTGTTCGCCAGCCTGCCGCTGATGGCGGGCGTGGTGGGCGACGTTGCCGGCGGCTGGATCTCGGATCGGCTGCTCCACCGCACCGGGCGCGTCACGCTCGCGCGGCGCGCAGTGGCGGTGACCGGCTTCGTGCTGGCGGCGATCGCGATCCCCGCGGGCGTGCTGTCCGCCGCGCCGCTGGCCAGCGTCGCGTGGTTCGCGCTGGCGGTGTTCGGGCTGGAGCTGACGGTGGGCGTGTCGTGGGCGCTGACGCTGGATGTCGGCGGGGTGTTCGCCGGCTCGGTCTCGGCGGTGATGAACACGTTCGGCAATATCGGCGGCGCGCTCGCCGCCGTGATCACCGGCTACATCCTCAAATATAGCGGATGGGATGCGGCGATGTACGTGCTCGCCGCGCTGTCGGCGATCGGCGCGGTGCTGTTCCTGCGGGTCGATGCCGGGCGGCTGGTCTATCGGCCGGCGGTGGCGTGA
- a CDS encoding L-lactate dehydrogenase, whose amino-acid sequence MTPASIDDFRELARRRLPRFLFDYIDGGSYAETTLRANVDDLQRLKLRQQVMRDVSNINVATTLLRQPASFPVALAPVGLAGLYARRGEVQAARAAQAAGVPFILSSSACCSIEEVVQGTGRPVCLQLYMIRDRGFMADLLARTAALGVETLMLTVDLIVHSPRRRDVRSSLTGTQGFAARTQRAWEIARHPDWAWDVGVRGRPHTLGNFAPMMPNGAGLAQFTAWVGRNFDPSITWKDIEWLRQHWHGPIVVKGVMDAENAVAACDAGMEAIVVSNHGGRQLDGAPSTIAALPGIVAAVDGRADVLMDGGIRSGIDILRAMALGAKGVLLGRAWAFALAAQRGAGVTRMLGLLKHELEVAMALTGQTDVRALEPDILLPSR is encoded by the coding sequence GTGACGCCGGCCTCGATCGACGATTTCCGCGAACTGGCGCGCCGCCGCCTGCCGCGCTTCCTGTTCGATTATATCGACGGCGGCTCCTATGCCGAGACGACGCTGCGCGCGAACGTCGACGATCTGCAGCGGCTGAAGCTGCGCCAGCAAGTGATGCGCGACGTCTCGAACATCAATGTCGCGACGACGTTGCTGCGCCAGCCGGCGAGTTTTCCGGTCGCGCTTGCGCCGGTCGGGCTGGCCGGCCTCTATGCGCGGCGCGGCGAGGTGCAGGCGGCGCGCGCGGCGCAGGCGGCGGGCGTGCCGTTCATCCTCTCCTCCTCGGCCTGCTGCTCGATCGAGGAGGTGGTGCAGGGCACCGGCCGTCCGGTCTGCCTGCAGCTCTACATGATCCGCGACCGCGGCTTCATGGCGGACCTGCTCGCGCGCACCGCCGCGCTCGGCGTCGAGACATTGATGCTGACGGTCGACCTGATCGTCCATAGCCCGCGTCGCCGCGACGTGCGCTCGAGCCTCACCGGCACGCAGGGCTTCGCCGCGCGGACCCAGCGCGCGTGGGAGATTGCGCGCCACCCCGATTGGGCGTGGGACGTGGGCGTGCGCGGCCGGCCGCACACGCTCGGCAATTTCGCGCCGATGATGCCGAACGGTGCCGGCCTCGCCCAGTTCACGGCGTGGGTCGGGCGCAATTTCGATCCGTCGATCACGTGGAAGGATATCGAGTGGCTGCGCCAGCATTGGCACGGCCCGATCGTGGTGAAGGGCGTGATGGACGCCGAAAATGCGGTCGCGGCGTGCGATGCGGGGATGGAGGCGATCGTGGTGTCCAACCATGGCGGCCGCCAGCTCGACGGTGCGCCCTCGACGATCGCCGCGCTGCCCGGCATCGTCGCGGCGGTGGACGGCCGCGCCGACGTGCTGATGGATGGCGGCATCCGCTCGGGCATCGACATATTGCGCGCGATGGCGCTGGGGGCGAAGGGCGTGCTGCTCGGCCGCGCCTGGGCGTTCGCGCTGGCGGCGCAGCGCGGCGCGGGCGTCACGCGCATGCTGGGCCTGCTCAAGCACGAACTGGAAGTGGCGATGGCATTGACCGGCCAGACCGACGTGCGCGCGCTGGAGCCGGATATCCTGCTGCCGTCGCGCTAA